DNA from Sphingomonas sp. R1:
TGCTTGCCTGCGGCATCGACGCTCCGGCCGAGCGCGCCGTCGCGGCGATCCGCGCCGGTGCCCGGGACTATGTGCCCCTCCCCCCGCAGCGCGAGTTGATCGCCGCCGCCATCGCTTCGGTGGTGGAGCGCAAGGCCCCGGCCTGGATCGGCGGCCACCCCGCGCTTGCCCGCGCGCTCTCGCTCGCCGCCGGTGTTGCGCCGAGCGGCGCGCCGGTGCTGATCACCGGCGAGAAGGGCAGCGGCAAGGAAATGATGGCGCGCGCGGTGCACGATGCCTCCGGCCGGCCGCAGCCGATGCTGGTCGCCGAATGCGCCGGCGTCGCGCCCGACGTGCTGGAATCGGAGCTGTTCGGCCATGAGGCCGGCGCGTTTCCCGGCGCCGTCGCCCGCCGCATCGGCCGACTGGAAAAGGCCGGCCACGGCACGGTGCTGCTCCGCGAGGTGGGCATGCTGTCGCCTGCGCTGCAGGCCAAGCTGCACGACGTGCTGCAGAAGCAGCAATTCCGCCGGCTCGCCGGCAACGATATCATTCCGTTCCACGCGCGACTGATCGCCACGTCGAGCCTCAATCTCGACGCGCTGGTCGACAGCGGCACCTTCCGCGCCGACCTGCTGGTGCGGCTTGGCCTGGTCCGCGTCGAAGTGCCGCCCCTGCGCGCCCGTGGGGAGGACATCCTCGCCCTCGCACGTTACTTCGCCAAGCGCCATGCCGAAGTCGACGGCGTGCCCGCGCGCGCCTTTACCGACGAGGCGCTGGCGCTGCTCCAGCGCTACAGCTGGCCCGGCAACATCCGCGAGCTCGACGAGACGGTCCACCGCGCCATCCTGCTCGGCCGCGGCGCGGCGATCACCCCGGGCGATCTGGTGCGCGCCGACGGCACGCCGCTCGCCGACCTGAATGCCGATGCCAACGCGCTCGACATCAACAGCCTGGTCGGCCGCACGGTGGAGGAAGTGGAACGCGAGCTGATCCTTCAGACGCTGGAGCGCTGCCACGGCAACCGCACCTCGGCGTCCAACATCCTCGGCATCTCGGTGCGGACGATGCGCAACAAGCTCCGCAGCTTCATCGAGGCGGGCATCGCCGTCTCGCCTGCGCCCTGATCCTTCCAGCGACCCGGTAACCGCTTATGCCCCCCGTTGTCCTGAACCTGTTCCAACGCATCGGCGCCAATCGCGACATGGCGCTGGCCGGTGGCGTGATCGCGATCATCGCGATGCTGATCCTGCCGATGCCGGGCTGGCTGCTCGACATGGGGCTGGCCCTGTCCATCACCCTGTCGGTGATGATCCTGATGACGGCGCTGTTCATCGAGAAGCCGCTGGAACTCAGCGCCTTCCCGACGATCCTGCTGATCGCGACGATGCTGCGGCTCGGCCTCAACCTGGCCTCCACGCGCCTCATCCTCGGCCACGGCCATGAGGGACATGACGCGGCCGGCGGCGTGATCGGGGCCTTTGGCGAGTTCCTGATGGGCGGCGAGACCGTGATCGGCCTCACCATCTTCATCATCCTTGTCGTCATCAACTTCGTCGTCATCACCAAGGGCGCAGGCCGCATCGCCGAAGTCGCCGCACGCTTCAGTCTCGATTCCATGCCCGGCAAGCAGATGGCGATCGACGCCGATCTTTCGGCCGGCATGATCAACGAGGAACAGGCCAAGGCCCGCCGCGCCGAAGTGGAGGCCGAAAGCGGCTTCTACGGCGCGATGGACGGTGCCTCGAAGTTCGTGAAGGGCGATGCGATCGCCGGCCTGCTGATCACCGCGATCAACATCGTCGTCGGCCTGGGCATCGGCGTGATCTCGCACGGCGTGCCGGTGGCCGAGGCGTTCCGCACCTATACCGTGCTTACCGCCGGCGACGGCCTGGTCAGCCAGATCCCGGCGCTGATCGTCTCGACCGCCGCCGGTCTGCTCGTCTCCAAGGGCGGCGTGGCGGGCAAGACCGGCGCGGCGCTCGGCGACCAGCTCGGCCGCTATCCCAAGGCCTTCGGGATGGTCGCCTTCCTGATGGGTGCGCTGGCGCTGATGCCGGGCCTGCCCTTCATCCCCTTCGCCGCCTTCTCGGCCCTGTCGGGCTATGCGGCCTGGGAGATGTCGAAGCGCGCCCGTGCGAAGGAGGCCAAGGCGCGTCTCGCCGCCGCGCAGGAAGTGGCCCAGTCCCAGGCGATCGAGCAGCCGATCTCGCAGACGCTGGCGATCGACGCGGTGCGTGTCGAGATCGGCTACGCGCTGCTGCCGATGATCAACGACGACACCCGCGAACCGCGGCTCGACGATCAGGTCCGCGCGCTGCGCCGCCAGATGGCGACCGAGTTCGGCTTCGTGCTGCCCTCGGTGCGGATCATCGACAATATGGGCCTGAAGCCCAACGAATATGTCATCTCGATCAAGGAGACCGAGGCGGCGCGCGGCGACATCCGGCTCGAGAAGCTGCTGCTGATCAATCCGGGTGGCGGTCCCGTCGGCCTGCCGGGCGAAGTGACCAAGGAGCCGGTGTTCGGCCTTCCTGCCCTGTGGATCGACCGCGAGCTGCGCGACGAAGCCGGTTTCCGCGGGCTGACCGTGGTCGACTGCGGCACCATCATCGCAACCCACCTGACCGAGCTGGTGAAGGACAACATCTCCGACCTGCTTTCCTACACCGAGACGCAGAAGCTGCTGACCGAGGTCCACAAGGAGTCGGAAAAGCTGGTGGCGGACATCATCCCGTCCAAGGTCTCGATCTCGGGCGTGCAGCGGATCCTCCAGAACCTGCTCGCCGAGGGAATCTCGATCCGCGACATCCCGACGATCCTCGAGGGCATCGCCGAATCCGCGCCGCACAGCAGCAACCTCACCTACATCACCGAGCATGTCCGCAGCCGCCTCGCCCGCCAGATCAGCGCCTCGCAGGCGCGCGGCGACGCCATTCCGGTGGTGACGCTCTCGGCGGACTGGGACCAGGCGTTCGCTGACAGCATCCTCGGCACCGGCGACGATCGCCAGCTGGCGATGGCCCCGTCCGCGCTGCAGCAGTTCATCGGCGCGGTGCGCGAGACCTACGACCGGCTGGCGCAGGACGGCGAGATCCCCTGCCTGCTCACCAGCCCGTCGATCCGGCCGTTCGTGCGCTCGATCATCGAGCGGGTACGCCCGGCGACGGTGGTCCTGTCGCAGAACGAGATTCACGCCCGCGCCCGCATCCGCGCGCTCGGGGTAATTGGCTGATCGTACCCGCGGGTGGAACGATCCCTCTATAATGGTCTGGAAGGGCTGCATTTCAGCCCTGCGCATGAGGCGACTGCATGAACGTCACGAACATCGGCTTCCCCTTCGCCGCTCCCGCTTCGCAGGGAGGCGCCGCCGATGCCATGGCGGGTACGGGGTTTGCCGGTCTTCTGGCTGCCGGATCGAGCAGCGGCATGCTGACCGCGGCCGGGATGCCATCCCCATTCGGCGCCGCATCGCCAAGCCTGCCGGCGGCTGCCCAAACGGGCGAAGGACTGCTTCCCGCCACGATCGACAGCGGCAGCGTCAATGCATCGCTTCCGGGGAATCGTCCGCAGGTCGCGATGGCACAGTTGCTTGCCACCGCGGCGCCCGTCGCGGGGACGGCGCCCGTGGTTGCAGGCGGCGGCAATCCGCTGGCCGATGCGGTGGCCAAGGCGCTGGCTAAGCCGGTACCGAGCGAGGCCGGAACCGACACGGTCCCCGCCGACCTTCCGGCGCCGCAGCCCACGGCACCGGAGGCCGTGCCCGTAGCGACGCCAGGGATGGAACCGGAAGTCGCCGTCGAGGCGGATCCGACGGTCGCAGCATCAAGTGGAACCGCGATCCCGACGGACCAAAAATCCGTGACCGGCAAGGACGCGAAAACCGTTCCCGCGCGCGCTGTTCAGGCGCCCGCGGGCGGCACGCCGCAGCCGAAGGTCCAGCAGGGCCAGCAGGACCAGCCCGACCTTGCCGTCGCGCTCGCTACGCCGGAGGTACAGACACCGCTGGAGCAGCCTACGCTGCCGCGAAGCGCGAGCCCGACCCGGTCCGCCGCCAAGCAGGATCGCGCCGTCGCGGCAGCCGCTGCCGATCTCACGCTGCCCGTGGATGCGGCCGCATTGGGCCAGACAGGCGCACCCATGCCGCCGCTCGCCGTGCCGCAAGCGCCTGTCGAGGCGGCCGCGTCGGACCTGCCCGCGCCGGAGACTCCCGCCAGGACGAGCAAGGCAGCCACCTCCGTCTCCCCGCGCAGCGCCCGCATCGACGCTATCGTCGGTAGCGACGGCACCATTGCTGCCGGCACCACGGAAAAGACCGGCGACCTTGCGCGCGCCGTCGCCGGCAAGGCCGGGGGCGGCAGTGCCGAAGGCCATGCCAAGGGAGAGGACGGGCAGCCCGGCTTCGCCCAGCAACTCGCATCGGCCGAGACGCGCCCTGCGGCAGTGACGCCGCTCGCGACCGGCGCCGTCAGCGCCCCGTCGACGGCGGCGCCAGCCACCGCTGCACCCGCCAAGGCGTCGCCCGCGGCTTCCGAACCGGTGCTCAACGCCCATCCCGGCGAACTCGGCCGAACGCTCGGCGTCGAGATTGCCCGCAAGGTCGATGCCGGGGAGGACATGCTGCGCGTTCGCCTCAACCCGGCCGAGCTCGGCCGCGTCGAGGTGACGCTGGCCTTTGACGATAAGGGCAACATGCAGGCGACGATGCGGGCGGAAAGCCAGCACACGCTGGACCTGCTGCGCCAGGATGCGCCGGATCTCGGCCGCGCCCTCGACCAGGCAGGCATCCGCGCCGACACCAGCAGCTTCCGCTTCGAAAGCCGTGACGGCGGCACCGGCAGCAACGCAGGGGGCCAGTCCGCCTTCCAGCAGCAGCAGTCGCGCGGCGGCAATCAGCAGTTTCAGGACGAACCCGATCTCCCGTCCGCGGCCTATCGCCCCGTCCGCAGCGACGGGCAGGTCGACCTCATCGCCTAGGAGTAGCGCATGACCCTCGTTTCTTCCGCCACCGCGTCGACCAGCACGACGCAGAGCGCAACCGATGCCGCCAGCACGTCCCTGGCGGGCGATTACAACATGTTCCTGAAGCTGCTGACCACGCAGTTGCAGAACCAGGACCCGACCAACCCGATGGACAGCAGCCAGTACACACAGCAGCTGGTCCAGTATTCGCAGGTCGAGCAGTCGATCAAGCAGAACACCACGCTGAACTCGATCCTGTCGAGCCTCAACATGAGCTCGCTGACGTCGAGCTCGTCGATGATCGGGCAAGCGGTGCAGCTTGATTCCGACAAGGCAGGCCTCAGCACGACCGCGCCGGCGCAATGGGACTGGACCGCCAACAGCGCGATCACCGGCCTCACCGCGACGATCCTCGATGCGAAGGGGAGCAAGGTCGACAGCTTCGATCTGAAGGTAAGCGGAACGTCCGGCAATTTCAGCTGGGATGGCACCACCAGCACCGGCAAGAAGCTCACCGACGGCCTCTACCAGCTGCAGCTGAGCGGAACGACCGACGCAGGTGCGAAGATCACCACCACCGCCAAGGCGGTCGGCAAGGTCGACGATGTTCAGATGATCAATGGTTCGCCCGTGGTATCTATCAACGGCGCCCAATATCCGACGAGCATGATTTTGCGCATCGCGAAATAAGACCGTTAAATCCTACTAACGATCTAGAGGGATCCCTTAGGTACAAATCCTGTAGTCGCAAGAATCGGGATTTGTTTCTCTTCCAACCGAATTTGCGATATAACGAAAACAGGAGCAGCGAGGACGTTCCGATCCCCTCACGATCCTCATGCTCCCCAATCTGCCGGGCCCCCCCGCCTGGCACAGCGGCAGGCCAGTTCCCCCCAACTGGCCTGCCGCTCGCATTTCAGGATGCCCGCGCTTTCCGGGCGCCAGTCGGCACCATAGCCCTGCCGGACCAAGGCATAGCGCAACGGCCGAACCAACGCAGCGACGCACCCCTGGCCCGCATCCCCTCTCGCAAGCAAGGCTCGGCCGCGGCGACAGGCGTCACCAAGCCGGCAGCAGCCCGCACACACCCGCGCATCCCGCCAGGGGCAACACCCCTCCCCCTTGCCGATCCCTGCCAAGGCAGTGCCGCATAGGCCGCAGCGCCCCATTGGCGGCGCACGGCCGCGCGGGCACCCACCGCAATGGCAGTGATATCGGCGATGTCGGTCGTTTTGCGTCTTAGTGGACGCGTGCCTCGGCGCGGCGGGTCAGCTCGCGGGCATGCGCGGCGACGATGCAGAGCTCGGCGTAGAGACGGTCCCAGAAGGGCGCTGCGATCTCCAGATCGGCCATGCTCTCCTGGCTCAGGATCAGCGTGGCGCTGGGATCCAGCTCGAGCTGAAAGCGGGTGCTGAACATGCCGTCGACACGCTCGTCCGGCAGGCCCTGCGGCACCGAGAGGCGCGCCGACATGATATAGCCGGCCAGCACGTCGACGCCGTATCCGTCCAGCAAGATGCGCGGGCGGCCGTTCAGATCGGGACGTTCCAGCACCACCAGCGCGCCTGCAGGATGCTCCTCGACGCTGACGCGAAGGCGCCCGCCAAAGGCATCGGTAATTTCACGAATGCGCGGAAACAATGCCGGCTCTCCCCTTTCCGTCCATTATAGCGACGGTACCCATAGCCTGCCGCCCCCGTGCAGGCAAAAAAAGAGGGCCGGGATGGCGAACCATCCCGACCCCTTCAAGCCTTTGGCCCCCAGGGTTGGGCCTTGGGCTCTTAACGGAACAGCGAGGTGATGGTCTGCGGCGCCTGGTTGGCGATCGACAGAGCCTGCACACCGAGCTGCTGCTTGACCTGCAGCGCCTGCAGCTTCGCGGATTCCTTCGCCAGATCGGCGTCGACAAGGTTGCCGATGCCGCTGTCGATCACGTCCGAGAGCTTGCTGGTGAAGGCCTGCTGAGCATCGATCTTGCGCGACGCGGCGCCGAGGCGGCCGAGAACGGCGGTCAGGTTGCTCTGCGTGGTGGTGATCGTGTCGATCATCGACTGCGCGGTCGACTGGGTGCTGATCGTCGCGGAGGACGAGATCGTGATGGTCGAGCCACCGAGATCCAGACCCTGGTTCGAAACCGAGAGCGAGTCCGGGTTCCAAGCCGTGGTCGCGGTGTTCGAGTCCTGCAGCGACTGCAGGGCCGTCACCGAACCACCACCGGTCTTCAGCAGGTTGGTGCCGTTGAAGTTCGCCGCGTTCACGATCGTGGTGATCTGATCGCGCAGAGCGACGAAATCGTTGTTCAGCTGCGTGCGGCTGTCCGTGGTCTGGCCAGCGTCCGCAGCCTGATAGGCCTTCGCCTTCATCTGGTTGACGATGTCGGAGATCTGCTCGGCACCGGCGACGGCGACGTCAGTCACGCTCTTGGCGCGGCTGAGCGACGACGACACCGACTTCAGGCCGCCCAGATCGCTGCGCAGGCCCTGGGCGATCGTGTAGGTCGCCGAGTCATCCTTCGTCGACGAAACCGCCAGGCCGGTGTTGATGCGGCTCTGGGTGGTCGACAGATCCTTCTGGGTGGCATTCAGGCTCTGCAGAGCCGCCATCGCGCCGACGTTGGTGTTAACGGAGAAAGCCATGGTGATTTCCTTCTTGGAATAGAGCCGCTTCTGCGACCCGGGGCGGAACCGCCGCCCCTCGACCGGGCGCTTGCTGCGCCCTGCACGATCATTGTGGGAAGAAAATCAGAGCCGCCAAAATTTTCCGTGCAAATTTTGATGGTTACCAGAAGCTTAAGATAAATAACCGGTAAATGCGAAAAGGGCCCGCCGTGACGAACGGCGAGCCCCTTGCAGTCTTTGTCCCGTGCCGCGGCGCTCAGAACGGGAAGAGCGCGTCGTAGATCTGTTGCCCCCAGCGCGCTTGCTGGGCATCGGTGAGCTGGCCCTTGCCGCCATAGATGACACGCGCCTCGGCGATCTGGCTGTGCTGGATCGAATTGTCGCGGGCAATGTCTTCCGGCCGGATGATGCCGGTGACGATCAGCTCGCGCATCTCGAAGTTGACCCGCACTTCCTGGCGGCCGCGGATCATCAGATTGCCGTTGGGCAGCACCTGGGTGACGATCGCGGCCATCGTCATGTTGATCGTCTCCGATCGGTTGGTGGTGCCGCCGCCGGTATATTTTGAACCCGAGCTGGTATCGACCAGCTTCGACGGATCGCTGTTGGTCAGCTTTCTGATCGGCGTCTGCAAGCCGAGCAGCCCGGCGACGCCGGCGCTTTCGCTGCCGCCGCGCGTGCGCGAGGTGTTGTTGCCGATATCGGCCTTGTCCGCGATCGCGATCTTGATCGTCAGGATGTCGCCCACCCGGCCCGCGCGCTGGTCGCGGAAAAAGGCGCCGGCGCCGGTGCGGAACAGCGATGCGCTGGGCGCATTGACGGGCTGGGCCGGCCGCGTCCGGTTCGAGCGATCGAGCGGCGCCGCCAGCGACGGTTCGACATCGGGTGCCTCCACCGGGTCGATCGCGGTGAGCTTGGGCGCCTTGCCAACGGCCTTGAGCCGTCCGACCGCGCCGCAACCCGACAGCGTGGCGGCAAGCGCCACGGCAAGAATAACCTTACGCATATACCTTGTCCCTCAGGGAGTGGAGATCCGCACCGTGCCCGATCCGTCGACGATGCCGTCGAGCGTGCGGTTGGTGGCGGTGACGACGATCCGCACCGGATCGCCCTGGGCGCCGCCGCCGAGCGCCCGGCCCGCGGCGGTGATGACCATGGGGCCGGAGACGATCTTCGCGGTAACCGGCTCGCCGCGCTTTACCAGCTGCGGCTTGGTCACATCGCCGCGGCGAAGCAGCGTGCCGGGGCTCAATGCCCGCGACGCCTCCATCCCCACGGCCTCTTCCGGGCGGAGCGCGCCGCGCGCGCTCGCCTCGGGGCGGGTTTCGATCGAAAGGTCGCCCATCTCGATCCGCGTGCCGCGCGCGACCGGCTGCTGGACCACCGCCACCGGCACGTCCTCGGCAGGCACCGCCACGCGCAGCAACAGGGCCAGCAGCGCGGACATCAGCGCAGCTGGCTGGTCGTCGCCAGCATCTCGTCGGCCGTCTTCACGACCCGGCTGTTCATCTCATAGGCGCGCTGCGCCGTGATCAACGAGGTGATTTCCGAGACGGGATTGACGTTCGAGGCCTCGATGAAGCCCTGGGTCAGCGTGCCCATGCCGGTGTCGCCCGGCGAGGCGACGGTCGGCTGGCCCGACGCGGCGGTTTCCAGGAACAGGTTGCCGCCCTTCGCTTCCAGGCCGCTCTCGTTCATGAAGGTGGCGAGCTGGAGCTGGCCGAGCTGCTGCGGCTGCGTGTTGCCGGCGACCGTCACTTCGACGAGCCCGGTCTTCGAGATCGTCACGTCCAGCGCGCCCTGCGGAATGGTGACGCCCGGCTGCACCGGATAGCCGTCCTGCGTCACCAGCTCGCCCTGGTCGGAGATCTGGAACGAGCCGTCGCGGGTGTAGGCGGTGCTGCCGTCCGGCATCGTCACCTGGAAATAGCCCTTGCCCTGGATCGCCATGTCATAGGGATTGCCGGTCTGGGTCAGCGCGCCCTGCTCGTTGATGCGATAGACGCCGCCGGTCTTCACGCCCGAGCCGATCTGGATGCCGGCGGGCACCTTGGTGTCGGCGCCGGTCGACGAACCGGGGCGCGAGACCTGCTGGTAGAGCAGGTCCTGGAACTCGGCGCGCTGCTTCTTGTACGCGGTCGTGTTCATGTTGGCGATGTTGTTCGAGATCACGTCGACATTGGTCTGCTGGGCCAGCATGCCGGTCGCGGCGATGGAAAGCGTACGCATGGTTGGGTTTCCTTCGTGAAATTCAGCCGACGCGGCCGAGCTTGTCGATCGCGCTCTTGCGCATTTCGGACATGGAATTCGAAAGGCTCTGGCTGGTCTGGTAGGCGCGCAGGATCTGGATCATGTCGGTCGTCTCGGTGATCGCGTTGACGTTCGATCCCTCGACACCGCCGCTGACCAGCTTGGTCTGTGCCGCCGGCAGCTCGCGACCGCCGGTGGCGGTGAACATGCCGTTGCCGCGCGGATCGACTACCGCCTCGTCATTGAACACGGTCACTGCGATACGGCCGAGCGGACCATTCTCGCCCATCACCGTGCCATCGGCGTGCACGCTTACCTTGCCCGCTTCCTCGGCCGGCACCTTGATCGGCTTGCCGCCCTCTCCCAGGATCACCTGGCCGCCGGCGGTGGCGAGCTCGCCGCTCTCCAGCACCTTCACATAGCCCGCGCGCGTATAGGCAGTGGTGCCGTCGCCGGACTGCACCGCGAGATAGCCCGGGCCGTCGATCATCACGTCGAGCGGATTACCGGTCGGCTGGAACGCGCCG
Protein-coding regions in this window:
- a CDS encoding flagellar hook-length control protein FliK, whose product is MNVTNIGFPFAAPASQGGAADAMAGTGFAGLLAAGSSSGMLTAAGMPSPFGAASPSLPAAAQTGEGLLPATIDSGSVNASLPGNRPQVAMAQLLATAAPVAGTAPVVAGGGNPLADAVAKALAKPVPSEAGTDTVPADLPAPQPTAPEAVPVATPGMEPEVAVEADPTVAASSGTAIPTDQKSVTGKDAKTVPARAVQAPAGGTPQPKVQQGQQDQPDLAVALATPEVQTPLEQPTLPRSASPTRSAAKQDRAVAAAAADLTLPVDAAALGQTGAPMPPLAVPQAPVEAAASDLPAPETPARTSKAATSVSPRSARIDAIVGSDGTIAAGTTEKTGDLARAVAGKAGGGSAEGHAKGEDGQPGFAQQLASAETRPAAVTPLATGAVSAPSTAAPATAAPAKASPAASEPVLNAHPGELGRTLGVEIARKVDAGEDMLRVRLNPAELGRVEVTLAFDDKGNMQATMRAESQHTLDLLRQDAPDLGRALDQAGIRADTSSFRFESRDGGTGSNAGGQSAFQQQQSRGGNQQFQDEPDLPSAAYRPVRSDGQVDLIA
- a CDS encoding flagellar hook-basal body protein, coding for MDISSYVLLSQEQALRRRMDVVANNLANMNTVGFKREQPVFREYVENTESAVKPAEKTSFVLDYGAVHDASNGAFQPTGNPLDVMIDGPGYLAVQSGDGTTAYTRAGYVKVLESGELATAGGQVILGEGGKPIKVPAEEAGKVSVHADGTVMGENGPLGRIAVTVFNDEAVVDPRGNGMFTATGGRELPAAQTKLVSGGVEGSNVNAITETTDMIQILRAYQTSQSLSNSMSEMRKSAIDKLGRVG
- the flgH gene encoding flagellar basal body L-ring protein FlgH, whose translation is MRKVILAVALAATLSGCGAVGRLKAVGKAPKLTAIDPVEAPDVEPSLAAPLDRSNRTRPAQPVNAPSASLFRTGAGAFFRDQRAGRVGDILTIKIAIADKADIGNNTSRTRGGSESAGVAGLLGLQTPIRKLTNSDPSKLVDTSSGSKYTGGGTTNRSETINMTMAAIVTQVLPNGNLMIRGRQEVRVNFEMRELIVTGIIRPEDIARDNSIQHSQIAEARVIYGGKGQLTDAQQARWGQQIYDALFPF
- a CDS encoding sigma-54-dependent transcriptional regulator; this translates as MNSAIRMLLIGAPGSEFRLAAELARSAGAEVAMADTPGDGLIQLRQGGADLVMIDVEGDIAGFMASIRSERFTIAVLACGIDAPAERAVAAIRAGARDYVPLPPQRELIAAAIASVVERKAPAWIGGHPALARALSLAAGVAPSGAPVLITGEKGSGKEMMARAVHDASGRPQPMLVAECAGVAPDVLESELFGHEAGAFPGAVARRIGRLEKAGHGTVLLREVGMLSPALQAKLHDVLQKQQFRRLAGNDIIPFHARLIATSSLNLDALVDSGTFRADLLVRLGLVRVEVPPLRARGEDILALARYFAKRHAEVDGVPARAFTDEALALLQRYSWPGNIRELDETVHRAILLGRGAAITPGDLVRADGTPLADLNADANALDINSLVGRTVEEVERELILQTLERCHGNRTSASNILGISVRTMRNKLRSFIEAGIAVSPAP
- a CDS encoding flagellar hook assembly protein FlgD, with the translated sequence MTLVSSATASTSTTQSATDAASTSLAGDYNMFLKLLTTQLQNQDPTNPMDSSQYTQQLVQYSQVEQSIKQNTTLNSILSSLNMSSLTSSSSMIGQAVQLDSDKAGLSTTAPAQWDWTANSAITGLTATILDAKGSKVDSFDLKVSGTSGNFSWDGTTSTGKKLTDGLYQLQLSGTTDAGAKITTTAKAVGKVDDVQMINGSPVVSINGAQYPTSMILRIAK
- the flgG gene encoding flagellar basal-body rod protein FlgG — encoded protein: MRTLSIAATGMLAQQTNVDVISNNIANMNTTAYKKQRAEFQDLLYQQVSRPGSSTGADTKVPAGIQIGSGVKTGGVYRINEQGALTQTGNPYDMAIQGKGYFQVTMPDGSTAYTRDGSFQISDQGELVTQDGYPVQPGVTIPQGALDVTISKTGLVEVTVAGNTQPQQLGQLQLATFMNESGLEAKGGNLFLETAASGQPTVASPGDTGMGTLTQGFIEASNVNPVSEITSLITAQRAYEMNSRVVKTADEMLATTSQLR
- the flgA gene encoding flagellar basal body P-ring formation chaperone FlgA — its product is MSALLALLLRVAVPAEDVPVAVVQQPVARGTRIEMGDLSIETRPEASARGALRPEEAVGMEASRALSPGTLLRRGDVTKPQLVKRGEPVTAKIVSGPMVITAAGRALGGGAQGDPVRIVVTATNRTLDGIVDGSGTVRISTP
- the flhA gene encoding flagellar biosynthesis protein FlhA, yielding MPPVVLNLFQRIGANRDMALAGGVIAIIAMLILPMPGWLLDMGLALSITLSVMILMTALFIEKPLELSAFPTILLIATMLRLGLNLASTRLILGHGHEGHDAAGGVIGAFGEFLMGGETVIGLTIFIILVVINFVVITKGAGRIAEVAARFSLDSMPGKQMAIDADLSAGMINEEQAKARRAEVEAESGFYGAMDGASKFVKGDAIAGLLITAINIVVGLGIGVISHGVPVAEAFRTYTVLTAGDGLVSQIPALIVSTAAGLLVSKGGVAGKTGAALGDQLGRYPKAFGMVAFLMGALALMPGLPFIPFAAFSALSGYAAWEMSKRARAKEAKARLAAAQEVAQSQAIEQPISQTLAIDAVRVEIGYALLPMINDDTREPRLDDQVRALRRQMATEFGFVLPSVRIIDNMGLKPNEYVISIKETEAARGDIRLEKLLLINPGGGPVGLPGEVTKEPVFGLPALWIDRELRDEAGFRGLTVVDCGTIIATHLTELVKDNISDLLSYTETQKLLTEVHKESEKLVADIIPSKVSISGVQRILQNLLAEGISIRDIPTILEGIAESAPHSSNLTYITEHVRSRLARQISASQARGDAIPVVTLSADWDQAFADSILGTGDDRQLAMAPSALQQFIGAVRETYDRLAQDGEIPCLLTSPSIRPFVRSIIERVRPATVVLSQNEIHARARIRALGVIG
- a CDS encoding flagellin → MAFSVNTNVGAMAALQSLNATQKDLSTTQSRINTGLAVSSTKDDSATYTIAQGLRSDLGGLKSVSSSLSRAKSVTDVAVAGAEQISDIVNQMKAKAYQAADAGQTTDSRTQLNNDFVALRDQITTIVNAANFNGTNLLKTGGGSVTALQSLQDSNTATTAWNPDSLSVSNQGLDLGGSTITISSSATISTQSTAQSMIDTITTTQSNLTAVLGRLGAASRKIDAQQAFTSKLSDVIDSGIGNLVDADLAKESAKLQALQVKQQLGVQALSIANQAPQTITSLFR